In the genome of Pseudomonas sp. P5_109, one region contains:
- a CDS encoding TolC family protein — protein MNAFKLFLPSLLVTALAACTVGPDYKTPDTAPAHVVSAQGANYDQSRFETVWWQQFDDPTLNQLVGKALNGNRDLRVAFARWKAARAIRDDVSNDNLPVVTSRVSSQQGKSQVPGQTEHRVNTDRYDLGLDMAWEIDLFGRIQRELESSDAREDATAADLYQLRVSMIAELVDAYGQLRGAQLREKIALANLKNQSESRSVTVSLRDAGVGNELDVVRADARLAAVEASVPQLQAEQVHHKNRIATLLGERPDALGIDLSPKDLPAIAKALPIGDPGELLHRRPDVLAAERRLAGSTADVGVATADLFPRVSLSGFLGFTAGRGSQIGSSAARAWSLGPSITWAAFDLGSVRARIRGANADAEGALATYEQQVLLALEESENAFSDYGKRQQRLLSLIKQSESSRAAADLAATQYKEGVVDYLVLLDAQRERLNAEDAQALGETDQYRAIVAIYKSLGGGWDSGETKLAKNN, from the coding sequence ATGAACGCTTTCAAGCTGTTTTTACCGAGTCTGCTGGTCACCGCGTTGGCCGCCTGCACGGTCGGGCCGGATTACAAAACCCCGGACACGGCACCTGCCCATGTCGTCTCGGCGCAAGGAGCCAACTACGATCAATCGCGTTTCGAAACGGTGTGGTGGCAGCAATTCGATGACCCCACACTGAATCAACTGGTCGGCAAAGCGCTCAATGGCAACCGCGACCTGCGCGTGGCCTTCGCCCGCTGGAAGGCCGCCCGGGCCATCCGCGATGACGTCAGCAACGACAACCTGCCGGTGGTCACCAGCCGGGTCAGCAGCCAGCAGGGCAAGTCGCAGGTGCCGGGGCAGACAGAGCATCGGGTCAATACCGACCGCTACGATCTGGGCCTGGACATGGCCTGGGAGATCGACCTGTTCGGGCGCATCCAGCGCGAACTGGAATCCAGCGATGCCCGGGAAGATGCCACGGCGGCGGACCTGTACCAACTGCGGGTGAGCATGATCGCCGAGTTGGTGGACGCCTATGGTCAGCTGCGCGGTGCGCAACTGCGGGAAAAAATCGCCCTGGCCAACCTCAAGAATCAAAGCGAATCGCGCAGCGTGACGGTGAGTCTGCGTGACGCTGGCGTGGGCAACGAACTCGACGTGGTGCGTGCCGATGCGCGGTTGGCGGCCGTCGAGGCGAGCGTGCCGCAACTGCAGGCGGAGCAGGTGCACCACAAGAACCGCATCGCCACGTTGCTGGGTGAACGCCCGGACGCGCTGGGCATCGACCTGAGTCCAAAAGACTTGCCGGCCATCGCCAAGGCGTTGCCGATTGGCGACCCGGGCGAGCTGCTGCACCGGCGTCCGGATGTGCTCGCGGCGGAGCGTCGGTTGGCGGGGTCAACGGCGGATGTCGGCGTGGCCACCGCCGACCTGTTTCCACGGGTGAGCCTGAGTGGCTTCCTCGGGTTCACGGCGGGGCGTGGTTCGCAAATCGGTTCCAGCGCCGCCCGCGCCTGGAGCCTGGGGCCGAGCATCACCTGGGCGGCGTTTGACCTGGGCAGCGTGCGGGCGCGTATTCGCGGGGCCAACGCCGACGCCGAAGGGGCATTGGCGACCTATGAGCAACAGGTGTTGCTCGCACTGGAAGAATCGGAAAACGCCTTCAGCGACTACGGCAAGCGCCAGCAACGCTTGCTGTCGCTGATCAAGCAAAGCGAGTCGAGCCGTGCTGCGGCCGACCTGGCGGCGACGCAATACAAAGAAGGGGTGGTGGATTATCTGGTGTTGCTCGACGCACAACGCGAGCGGTTGAACGCCGAGGATGCCCAGGCACTGGGTGAAACCGATCAGTACCGCGCGATTGTCGCGATCTACAAATCCTTGGGCGGTGGTTGGGACAGCGGCGAAACGAAGCTGGCAAAAAACAACTGA
- a CDS encoding aldehyde dehydrogenase (NADP(+)), giving the protein MQLTGKLLIGASDVAASEGTLKALNPATNQPIEPAFALGSVADVDRAATLADDAFDVYSHTSLAERAAFLERIADNLDSVREALAARAALETGLPEAQLQGEAIKAATQFRQFADVVRGGRFLQLAIDPAQPERQPRPRMDHRLQKIAIGPVAIFGASNFPIAYSVAGGDTASALAAGSTVILKAHNAHPGASEIQARAIRQAVQDSGLPEGVFSMVRGSGNAIGEALVDHPLIKAVTFTGSEQGGMALYRRAQQRPEPIPVFAEMTSVNPTFILPRALAERGAPIGDGFVERMLVNVGQACLKPAILVAVEGTGFAALRHAMSKRVSEAPARTMLTPGIHGAYLKGLCNMESAGASLVAVGATATAEVDGRSALFEVEGERFLAEPLLAQEVFGPSALLVKVRDEEELLQVARSFKGQLSATLHLEQDDLPLAHRLLPPLERRTGRIVVNAFAHPQEVCFATVHGGPFPATTDSRFTSVGMTSIERFLRPVAYQGFPDALLPEPLREGNPLGLPRLVDGQ; this is encoded by the coding sequence ATGCAGTTGACCGGTAAGCTGCTGATCGGCGCCAGCGATGTCGCCGCCAGCGAAGGCACCCTGAAGGCGCTCAATCCCGCGACGAACCAACCGATCGAACCGGCGTTTGCGCTAGGTAGCGTGGCCGATGTCGACCGCGCCGCGACCCTGGCCGATGACGCATTCGATGTCTACAGCCATACCTCGCTCGCCGAGCGTGCGGCGTTTCTCGAGCGCATCGCCGACAATCTCGACAGCGTTCGCGAAGCGCTGGCGGCACGGGCGGCCCTGGAAACCGGACTGCCCGAGGCGCAGCTGCAAGGCGAGGCAATCAAGGCGGCCACCCAGTTCCGCCAATTCGCCGATGTCGTGCGCGGGGGGCGTTTCCTGCAACTGGCTATTGATCCTGCACAACCGGAGCGCCAGCCGCGCCCGCGCATGGACCATCGCCTGCAGAAAATCGCCATCGGCCCGGTGGCGATTTTCGGCGCGAGCAACTTCCCCATCGCTTATTCGGTGGCCGGCGGCGATACCGCCTCGGCACTGGCGGCGGGTTCGACGGTCATTCTCAAGGCGCACAACGCGCATCCCGGCGCCTCGGAAATCCAGGCCCGTGCCATCCGCCAAGCGGTGCAAGACAGCGGACTGCCCGAAGGCGTGTTCTCGATGGTGCGTGGCAGCGGCAATGCCATCGGCGAAGCACTGGTCGATCATCCGCTGATCAAGGCCGTGACCTTCACCGGTTCCGAACAAGGTGGCATGGCGCTGTACCGGCGCGCACAACAACGCCCCGAGCCGATTCCGGTCTTCGCCGAAATGACCAGCGTCAACCCGACCTTCATCCTGCCCCGGGCACTTGCCGAACGGGGTGCGCCGATTGGCGATGGCTTTGTTGAGCGCATGCTGGTCAATGTCGGGCAAGCCTGTCTCAAACCGGCGATTCTGGTTGCCGTCGAAGGGACTGGTTTTGCCGCGCTGCGCCACGCCATGAGCAAACGCGTGAGCGAAGCGCCGGCCCGCACAATGCTGACACCGGGTATCCACGGGGCGTACTTGAAGGGTCTGTGCAACATGGAAAGCGCCGGTGCCAGTCTTGTCGCCGTGGGCGCAACCGCGACCGCTGAAGTGGATGGCCGCTCGGCGCTGTTCGAAGTCGAGGGTGAGCGTTTTCTCGCTGAGCCGTTGCTTGCACAGGAAGTGTTCGGCCCGTCCGCGTTGCTGGTGAAGGTCCGGGATGAAGAAGAACTGTTGCAGGTAGCGCGCTCATTCAAGGGGCAACTCAGCGCGACCCTGCATCTGGAACAGGACGATTTGCCACTGGCCCATCGCTTGCTCCCGCCCCTGGAGCGACGCACCGGGCGCATCGTGGTCAACGCCTTCGCCCATCCGCAGGAAGTGTGTTTTGCCACCGTGCATGGCGGGCCGTTTCCGGCGACCACCGACAGCCGATTTACCTCAGTGGGCATGACGTCCATCGAGCGCTTCCTGCGTCCGGTGGCTTACCAGGGCTTTCCGGATGCGTTGCTGCCGGAGCCCTTGCGCGAGGGCAATCCGTTGGGGCTGCCACGCCTTGTGGACGGGCAATAA
- a CDS encoding isochorismatase family cysteine hydrolase, with protein sequence MSNAIYPLDRTAYLLVDPYNDFLSEGGKIYPLIEPIAKQVGLLDNLRTLDRTIRALNIPVVIVPHHRWEKGDYENWDHPSPTQCKIMHMHHFARGEWGGEWHPDFAPKDGDIVVQEHWGSSGFANTDLDFRLKQKGITHVIIVGLLANTCIEATARYAQELGYHVTLVRDATAAFKPEMMHGAHELNGPTFAHAIVTTDELVAALAQAGA encoded by the coding sequence ATGTCCAACGCCATCTACCCTCTTGACCGGACTGCCTATCTGCTGGTCGACCCCTACAACGACTTTCTCTCGGAGGGCGGAAAGATCTATCCGTTGATCGAGCCCATTGCCAAGCAAGTCGGCCTGCTCGACAACCTGCGCACCCTTGATCGCACCATCCGCGCGCTCAACATCCCGGTGGTCATCGTACCGCACCACCGCTGGGAAAAAGGCGACTACGAAAACTGGGATCACCCAAGCCCCACCCAGTGCAAGATCATGCACATGCATCACTTCGCACGGGGCGAATGGGGCGGCGAATGGCACCCTGATTTTGCGCCGAAGGACGGCGATATCGTCGTGCAGGAGCATTGGGGGTCGAGCGGTTTTGCCAACACCGACCTCGATTTTCGCCTCAAACAGAAAGGCATCACCCACGTGATCATCGTCGGCCTGTTGGCCAATACCTGCATCGAGGCGACTGCCCGTTACGCTCAGGAACTCGGCTATCACGTCACCCTGGTACGCGATGCAACCGCCGCCTTCAAGCCGGAGATGATGCACGGGGCCCATGAACTGAACGGCCCGACCTTCGCTCACGCCATCGTGACCACCGATGAACTGGTTGCCGCACTGGCACAGGCAGGTGCGTGA
- a CDS encoding winged helix-turn-helix transcriptional regulator, translating into MSVKTTVSETLCPISRAEAVVGDRWTVLVLRELFMGSHRFDEIQAQTGGTPQMVAARLKSMEADGLVERRAYSERPKRYEYHLTEKGDAFHSVVLALRAWGETWCKSPEEGLAVVYTHRSCGEPAGLGPLCAHCGQPLRRADLISEPSAAYVAERSARREAFKG; encoded by the coding sequence ATGTCGGTGAAAACAACCGTTTCTGAAACCCTGTGTCCGATTTCCCGGGCTGAAGCCGTCGTGGGCGACCGCTGGACGGTGCTGGTGCTGCGCGAATTGTTCATGGGCAGCCATCGCTTCGATGAAATCCAGGCGCAGACCGGCGGTACGCCGCAAATGGTCGCGGCGCGCTTGAAGAGCATGGAAGCGGATGGGCTTGTAGAGCGACGCGCTTACAGCGAACGGCCAAAACGCTACGAATATCACCTCACGGAAAAGGGCGACGCGTTCCACTCGGTGGTCCTGGCGCTGCGGGCCTGGGGCGAAACCTGGTGCAAATCACCCGAGGAAGGCCTGGCGGTGGTGTATACCCACCGCAGCTGCGGCGAACCGGCCGGACTCGGGCCGCTTTGCGCGCATTGCGGACAGCCCCTGCGCCGTGCAGACCTGATCAGTGAGCCGAGTGCAGCCTATGTCGCCGAACGCAGCGCCCGCCGCGAAGCGTTCAAGGGCTAG
- a CDS encoding cupin domain-containing protein, translated as MLRINTRHTIGKLGIALAAAGLATFASLSQAQEVQPAPAMKSWQQGLHRTDLVREDLGAADCEVLQVLVDFDPGVTSPKHAHPGVEVAHVISGIFEYQLEGRAPVTLKAGDSLYIPAGVAHVAKNVGQDKASELATYIVKKGEPLLILKQ; from the coding sequence ATGTTGCGTATCAACACCCGTCACACCATCGGCAAGCTTGGCATCGCCCTGGCAGCAGCGGGGCTGGCGACCTTCGCGAGCCTCTCGCAGGCCCAGGAAGTACAGCCGGCCCCGGCGATGAAAAGCTGGCAGCAGGGCCTGCATCGAACCGATCTGGTACGCGAAGACCTGGGCGCCGCCGATTGCGAAGTCCTTCAGGTGCTCGTGGACTTCGATCCGGGCGTGACGTCGCCCAAACATGCCCACCCGGGCGTAGAGGTGGCGCACGTGATCAGCGGCATCTTCGAGTATCAACTGGAAGGGCGGGCACCGGTGACGCTCAAGGCCGGCGATTCGTTGTACATCCCCGCAGGCGTTGCGCATGTGGCGAAGAACGTAGGCCAGGACAAGGCATCGGAACTGGCCACCTACATCGTCAAGAAAGGCGAGCCGCTGCTGATCCTCAAGCAGTAA
- a CDS encoding LysR family transcriptional regulator has protein sequence MPDLNLLITLNVLLEEGSVARAAKRLRLSPSAMSRALARLRETTGDPLLVRAGRGLVPTPRALELRERVGVLVQDAEAVLRPAEVLDLKQLTRTFTLRTSDGFVENFGPPLIARLNAAAPGVRLSFVQKLNKDSTLLRDGSVDLETGVIDESTSPEVRTRMLFRDRFIGLVREGHPLTQGEMTAVRYAAARHILVSRRGHEKGVMDDALSELGLQRDIVTIVAGFSSAIALARASELVASVPERHVGNLCQGMHCFALPFPTPPITVSMLWHPRMDADPAHRWLRGCVWDVCSQ, from the coding sequence ATGCCCGATCTGAATTTGCTGATCACCCTGAACGTATTGCTGGAGGAAGGCAGCGTAGCCCGCGCCGCAAAGCGCTTGCGCCTAAGCCCGTCCGCCATGAGCCGGGCCTTGGCGCGACTGCGCGAAACCACGGGCGATCCTCTGTTGGTGCGGGCCGGGCGCGGACTGGTGCCCACCCCTCGGGCGCTGGAGTTGCGTGAACGCGTCGGTGTGCTCGTGCAGGACGCCGAAGCCGTCCTGCGTCCCGCCGAGGTACTCGATCTCAAGCAACTGACCCGCACCTTCACCCTGCGTACCAGCGACGGTTTCGTGGAAAACTTCGGACCGCCACTGATCGCCCGCCTCAACGCAGCAGCGCCCGGTGTCCGCTTGAGTTTCGTGCAGAAGCTCAACAAGGACAGCACCCTGCTGCGCGACGGTTCGGTGGACCTGGAAACCGGTGTGATCGACGAATCCACCAGCCCGGAAGTGCGCACCCGGATGCTGTTTCGCGACCGCTTCATTGGCCTTGTGCGTGAAGGTCACCCGTTGACTCAAGGTGAAATGACAGCGGTTCGTTATGCCGCCGCCCGGCACATCCTGGTCTCGCGCCGGGGGCACGAAAAAGGCGTCATGGACGACGCCTTGAGTGAACTGGGATTGCAGCGCGACATCGTCACCATCGTCGCCGGCTTCTCCTCTGCGATCGCATTGGCGCGGGCTTCAGAGCTGGTGGCCAGCGTACCCGAGCGACACGTCGGCAACCTGTGCCAGGGGATGCACTGCTTTGCCCTGCCCTTCCCCACGCCGCCGATCACGGTGTCGATGCTGTGGCACCCGCGCATGGACGCCGACCCGGCGCATCGCTGGCTGCGCGGTTGCGTGTGGGACGTTTGCAGTCAATAA
- a CDS encoding MFS transporter, whose amino-acid sequence MKSLSIRGALASLSLSMLLASLGTSIANVGLPALAEAFSASFQAVQWVVLAYLLSITALIVSVGRLGDLMGRRRLLLIGIAVFTVASLLCALAPGLWLLIAARALQGVGAATMMALTLALVSGAVPKEKTGSAMGVLGTMSAIGTCLGPTLGGVLIAQVGWQGIFLLSVPLGVLAFGLAWRFLPVDHHEITSTRPDFDALGTLVLVLTLLAYTLAMTLGRGSFGPLNTALLLVAVIGLVLFVFVEQTAASPLVNLAMLGSPLLSAGFAMSTLVTTVVMATLVVGPFYLSGALGLKAASVGLVMSAGPLVAALAGMPAGRLVDRLGAQRSGALGLIAMLTGACILPVMPMSVGIPGYLAPMVVLTAGYALFQAANNTAVMLQIEAQQRGVVSGLLGLSRNLGLITGASVMGAVFAFGTASQDILQAQPEAIAQGMRLTFAVAAGLILLALVLGAVSKIVSRRLIAPC is encoded by the coding sequence ATGAAATCCCTATCGATTCGAGGCGCCTTGGCCAGCCTGTCGTTATCCATGTTGCTGGCATCCCTGGGCACCAGCATTGCCAACGTTGGATTGCCGGCATTGGCCGAGGCGTTTTCTGCGTCGTTCCAGGCCGTGCAGTGGGTGGTGCTCGCTTACTTGCTGAGCATCACCGCGCTGATCGTCAGTGTCGGCCGGCTCGGCGACCTCATGGGGCGGCGGCGCTTGCTGTTGATTGGCATTGCCGTGTTTACCGTCGCCTCGCTCCTCTGCGCCCTGGCGCCCGGCCTGTGGTTGCTGATAGCGGCCCGGGCCCTGCAGGGCGTCGGCGCGGCCACCATGATGGCGCTGACCCTGGCGCTGGTGAGCGGGGCGGTGCCCAAGGAAAAAACCGGCAGCGCGATGGGCGTGCTCGGCACGATGTCGGCGATAGGCACTTGCCTGGGGCCGACGCTGGGCGGCGTGTTGATTGCTCAGGTGGGCTGGCAGGGGATCTTTCTGCTCAGCGTACCCCTGGGTGTGTTGGCGTTCGGACTGGCCTGGCGCTTTTTACCGGTGGATCACCACGAAATCACCTCCACCCGCCCGGACTTCGACGCACTCGGCACGCTGGTCCTGGTCCTGACCCTGTTGGCTTACACGCTGGCCATGACCCTTGGACGCGGCAGCTTCGGTCCGCTCAATACCGCACTGCTGCTGGTCGCGGTGATCGGCCTGGTCCTGTTCGTGTTCGTCGAGCAAACGGCTGCGTCGCCGCTGGTTAACCTGGCGATGTTGGGCAGTCCGCTGCTGAGCGCCGGGTTCGCCATGAGCACCCTGGTGACCACGGTCGTCATGGCCACCCTGGTGGTCGGCCCGTTCTATTTGTCGGGTGCGCTGGGGTTGAAGGCGGCGAGTGTCGGGCTGGTGATGTCGGCCGGCCCGCTGGTGGCGGCACTGGCCGGCATGCCCGCCGGACGCCTGGTCGACCGGCTGGGCGCGCAGCGTTCGGGTGCACTCGGGCTGATTGCCATGTTGACCGGCGCGTGCATCCTGCCTGTCATGCCGATGAGCGTCGGCATCCCTGGTTACCTCGCGCCAATGGTGGTCCTCACGGCCGGCTATGCGCTGTTCCAGGCGGCGAACAATACCGCCGTCATGCTGCAAATCGAGGCGCAACAGCGTGGTGTGGTTTCCGGCCTGCTCGGGTTGTCGCGCAATCTCGGCTTGATCACGGGCGCCTCGGTGATGGGCGCCGTGTTCGCCTTCGGCACGGCCAGCCAGGATATCTTGCAGGCGCAACCCGAGGCTATCGCGCAGGGGATGCGGTTGACGTTTGCGGTGGCTGCGGGGCTGATTCTTTTGGCGCTGGTGCTGGGAGCGGTCAGCAAAATCGTTTCACGTCGCTTGATCGCGCCGTGCTGA
- a CDS encoding aminotransferase class I/II-fold pyridoxal phosphate-dependent enzyme → MRFSPFVERISGQGVAAWDIHYAANAAQRNGEDVIILSVGDPDFPTPDFITDAAIHALREGDTHYTEIAGRQALREAIAGRYSQSIGRELQASNIILTAGAQNALFATSMCLLGAGDEVIAFDPMYVTYEATLKASGATLVRVPCAADSGFRLDAAVLAKAITPRTRAIFFSNPNNPTGVVLGGEELQAIADLAIAHDLWVVVDEVYESLAYEREHLSLAALPGMAERCVVIGSLSKSHAMTGWRIGWVMANETLVNHVETLVLSMLYGLPGFVMEAALKAVQSFDEVTHGMREIYRRRRDLVVSGLADCPGISVLNPDAGMFVLVDVRGTGLTSLEFAWRLLREAGVSVLDAAAFGEPAQGFVRLSFTLGEERLAQACQRIRGFVQVLNGEAPRPVLGTMTSTATVEPAAARTMIEVDGLHKRFGNIEVLKGVSLTAREGEVISLIGASGSGKSTLLRCINMLEVPDQGRILVDGESIHLNQNRPGAPLVSDAKQLVRIRSSLGMVFQNFNLWPHRTVLENLIEAPTQVLRESRAEATERAEALLERVGLAAKRNEYPAFLSGGQQQRVAIARALAMRPKVMLFDEPTSALDPELVGEVLRVIRSLAEEGRTMILVTHEMAFARDVSSKVAFLHQGLIEETGSPDEVFVHPRSERCRQFVNAHQTR, encoded by the coding sequence ATGCGGTTTTCACCCTTTGTTGAACGGATCAGTGGCCAGGGCGTTGCCGCCTGGGATATTCACTACGCAGCCAACGCGGCACAACGCAACGGCGAGGACGTGATCATCCTCAGCGTCGGCGACCCGGATTTCCCCACCCCCGATTTCATCACCGACGCCGCCATCCACGCCCTGCGCGAAGGGGACACCCACTACACCGAAATCGCCGGCCGCCAGGCCTTGCGCGAAGCCATCGCCGGCCGCTATAGCCAGTCGATTGGCCGCGAACTGCAGGCCTCGAACATCATTCTCACGGCAGGCGCGCAGAACGCCCTGTTCGCCACCTCGATGTGCCTGCTCGGTGCCGGCGACGAAGTGATTGCCTTCGATCCGATGTACGTCACCTACGAAGCCACGCTCAAGGCCTCCGGCGCCACGCTGGTGCGGGTGCCCTGTGCGGCGGACTCGGGTTTCCGCCTCGATGCCGCCGTGCTGGCCAAGGCCATTACCCCGCGCACCCGGGCGATTTTCTTCTCCAATCCGAACAACCCCACCGGCGTGGTGCTGGGTGGCGAAGAGCTGCAAGCCATCGCCGACCTCGCCATCGCCCATGACCTGTGGGTGGTGGTGGACGAGGTCTACGAGAGCCTCGCCTACGAGCGAGAACACCTGAGCCTGGCAGCGTTGCCGGGCATGGCCGAGCGCTGCGTGGTGATCGGCAGCCTGTCGAAATCCCATGCCATGACCGGTTGGCGCATCGGCTGGGTCATGGCCAATGAAACCCTGGTCAACCATGTCGAAACCCTGGTGCTGAGCATGCTCTACGGCTTGCCCGGGTTTGTCATGGAAGCGGCGCTCAAGGCCGTGCAGTCCTTTGATGAAGTCACCCACGGCATGCGCGAGATCTATCGTCGGCGCCGCGACCTGGTGGTGTCCGGCCTGGCCGATTGCCCGGGCATCAGCGTGCTCAATCCCGATGCCGGCATGTTCGTGCTGGTGGACGTGCGCGGCACCGGCCTGACCTCGCTGGAATTCGCCTGGCGCCTGCTGCGCGAGGCGGGTGTCTCGGTGCTCGATGCGGCGGCGTTCGGTGAGCCGGCCCAGGGGTTTGTGCGGCTGTCGTTCACCCTCGGTGAAGAGCGCCTGGCCCAGGCCTGCCAGCGCATTCGCGGTTTTGTCCAGGTGCTCAATGGTGAGGCGCCGAGGCCGGTGCTCGGCACGATGACCAGCACCGCAACCGTCGAACCGGCTGCGGCCAGGACCATGATCGAGGTCGATGGCCTGCACAAACGCTTCGGCAATATCGAAGTGCTCAAGGGCGTTTCCCTGACCGCCCGCGAGGGCGAAGTGATCTCGCTGATCGGGGCCAGCGGCTCGGGCAAAAGTACCTTGCTGCGCTGCATCAACATGCTCGAAGTGCCGGATCAGGGCCGCATCCTGGTCGATGGCGAAAGCATTCACCTTAACCAGAACCGTCCCGGCGCACCGCTGGTGTCGGACGCCAAACAGCTGGTGCGCATCCGTTCCAGCCTGGGCATGGTGTTTCAGAATTTCAACCTCTGGCCCCATCGCACCGTGCTGGAAAACCTCATCGAAGCGCCGACCCAGGTCCTGCGTGAAAGCCGTGCGGAGGCCACCGAACGGGCCGAAGCGCTGCTCGAGCGCGTAGGTCTTGCGGCCAAGCGCAACGAGTACCCGGCGTTTCTCTCCGGGGGACAGCAACAACGGGTGGCCATCGCCCGGGCCCTGGCCATGCGGCCCAAGGTCATGCTGTTCGATGAACCCACCTCGGCACTCGACCCGGAACTGGTCGGGGAAGTGCTGCGGGTGATCCGCTCCCTCGCCGAAGAAGGCCGGACCATGATCCTGGTGACTCATGAAATGGCCTTCGCACGCGATGTCTCTTCCAAGGTCGCCTTTTTGCATCAAGGGCTGATCGAGGAAACCGGTTCGCCGGACGAAGTGTTCGTACACCCACGCAGCGAGCGTTGCCGACAATTCGTCAACGCTCATCAGACTCGCTAA
- a CDS encoding transporter substrate-binding domain-containing protein — protein MGNRRFANWLTGAACVLLAGMSAAQAQPIRFAVAAEPYPPYTEKQANGEWKGFEVDLIHKLCSEMKADCEIKEVAWDGIIPSLLAKKIDVIFSSMSVTEEREKQIAFSKAYYDSAIAVVGPKEASVKKYPDDLKGKIIGVQNSTVSASYLKTYYEKIADVKYYDTQDSANADLIAGRIDLMMADGTAMASFIKTPDAKDLAYLSTVPYDPIFGKGVGAGMRKDDTELKAKLDKAIQQLLASKDYDDLSQSYFGTSVKPAF, from the coding sequence ATGGGAAATCGACGTTTTGCAAACTGGTTGACCGGTGCAGCCTGCGTATTGCTGGCTGGCATGAGTGCGGCGCAAGCACAGCCGATCAGGTTCGCGGTGGCCGCCGAACCCTATCCGCCGTACACCGAAAAGCAGGCCAACGGTGAGTGGAAGGGTTTCGAAGTCGACCTGATCCACAAGCTGTGCAGCGAAATGAAAGCCGATTGCGAGATCAAGGAAGTGGCGTGGGACGGCATCATTCCGTCGCTGCTGGCGAAGAAGATCGACGTGATCTTTTCCTCGATGTCGGTGACCGAAGAGCGCGAAAAACAGATCGCCTTCAGCAAGGCCTACTACGACTCGGCGATTGCCGTCGTCGGCCCGAAAGAAGCGTCGGTGAAGAAGTACCCGGATGACCTCAAGGGCAAGATCATCGGCGTGCAGAACTCGACCGTCAGCGCCAGCTACCTGAAGACCTACTACGAAAAAATCGCCGACGTTAAGTACTACGACACCCAGGACTCGGCCAACGCCGACCTGATCGCCGGGCGCATCGACCTGATGATGGCCGACGGCACCGCCATGGCTTCGTTCATCAAGACCCCGGATGCCAAGGACCTGGCCTACCTCAGCACCGTGCCCTACGACCCGATCTTCGGCAAAGGCGTAGGCGCTGGCATGCGCAAGGACGACACCGAACTCAAGGCCAAGCTCGACAAGGCCATCCAGCAGTTGCTGGCGAGCAAGGACTACGACGACCTGTCCCAGAGCTACTTCGGCACCAGCGTGAAGCCTGCGTTCTGA